The Schistocerca piceifrons isolate TAMUIC-IGC-003096 chromosome 5, iqSchPice1.1, whole genome shotgun sequence genome has a segment encoding these proteins:
- the LOC124798063 gene encoding ejaculatory bulb-specific protein 3-like, translated as MKAALVLVSALAVIVVAAAEEKYTTKYDNVNLDEILANDRLLNKYAQCLLENDENNCTADGKELKSVIPDALSNECAKCNEKQKEGTKKVLKHLINHKPDLWAQLKAKYDPEGTYSKKYEDREKELHE; from the exons ATGAAGGCCGCCCTGGTACTCGTCTCGGCACTGGCCGTCATTGTGGTCGCCGCCGCGGAGGAGAAGTACACCACCAAGTACGACAACGTCAACCTGGACGAGATCCTCGCCAACGACCGCCTGCTCAACAAGTACGCCCAGTGCCTGCTGGAGAACGACGAAAACAACTGCACAGCCGACGGAAAGGAGCTAAAGA GTGTCATCCCCGACGCCCTGAGCAACGAGTGCGCCAAATGCAACGAGAAGCAGAAGGAGGGCACCAAGAAGGTGCTGAAGCACCTCATCAACCACAAGCCCGACCTCTGGGCGCAGCTGAAGGCCAAGTACGACCCTGAAGGCACCTATAGCAAGAAGTATGAGGACAGGGAGAAGGAGCTCCACGAATAA